In one window of Bdellovibrio bacteriovorus DNA:
- a CDS encoding chorismate mutase, whose protein sequence is MMETIASLRQEIDQVHKEMHALLLRRRDLTMAIWKIKQQEGQPFFNAEREAQIVKDFVALGVNQQADPEFEALLKGVMNSVLREYETYLKSKFK, encoded by the coding sequence ATGATGGAAACTATCGCCAGTCTTCGCCAAGAAATTGACCAGGTTCACAAAGAGATGCATGCGCTCCTTTTGCGCCGTCGTGATTTAACGATGGCGATCTGGAAAATCAAACAACAAGAAGGTCAGCCTTTTTTCAATGCCGAACGTGAAGCACAGATCGTGAAGGATTTTGTGGCCTTAGGAGTAAACCAACAGGCGGACCCTGAGTTTGAGGCTCTGCTTAAAGGGGTTATGAATTCTGTTTTAAGAGAGTATGAGACCTATTTAAAGTCGAAATTTAAGTAA
- a CDS encoding class I SAM-dependent rRNA methyltransferase, whose protein sequence is MNPAAVIFEEPVHTLELKRDVTKHLKQGHRWIFANCFDEGRSVKSGIHLLSYKGETLALGIWQNDTQLRFRVLVLADEPIFRKNNIKRTLELYFESQWRKAVEIRRTFDLAVTNSFRLINGEGDGLPGLIVDVYNDTAVIKHDHAIMERTWHAPAIAEKIQAAFPAVKCVYLKRRNDADEKGTNIVGTLRPEVQFLENGVLFASNIRDAAKTGFFLDQRDNRKMIQHFAKDKTVLNLFSYTGGFSIFAAKGGAKEVTSVDIAKVAIQAVERNFEINGLKTVHHDVATDAFAYLEQLNTEKKKYDLVITDPPSFAPNEKSVEQAKAAYAKVFSNSIKLVNNEGLFAASSCSSHISTKEFMEICQEAFSRARKKGTLVYMGGQPVDHPYPLAMEELRYLKFALFRLD, encoded by the coding sequence ATGAATCCAGCGGCCGTTATATTTGAAGAACCTGTTCACACCCTAGAGCTTAAAAGGGATGTGACAAAGCACCTTAAACAAGGCCACCGCTGGATTTTTGCGAACTGCTTTGATGAGGGTCGTTCCGTCAAGTCCGGCATTCACCTTTTAAGTTATAAAGGCGAAACCTTAGCCTTAGGGATCTGGCAAAACGACACCCAGTTGCGCTTTCGCGTCTTGGTTTTAGCCGATGAGCCGATTTTTAGAAAAAACAATATCAAGCGGACGTTGGAACTTTATTTTGAAAGCCAGTGGCGTAAGGCCGTGGAAATTCGTCGCACTTTTGATCTGGCGGTCACCAATTCTTTCCGTTTAATAAACGGAGAAGGCGACGGGCTACCAGGCTTGATCGTGGATGTTTATAACGACACCGCCGTAATTAAGCATGACCACGCCATTATGGAAAGAACCTGGCATGCGCCAGCGATTGCCGAGAAAATTCAGGCCGCTTTCCCGGCAGTGAAGTGTGTGTACCTAAAGCGTCGTAATGATGCTGATGAAAAAGGAACCAATATCGTCGGCACTCTGCGCCCGGAAGTACAGTTCCTTGAAAATGGCGTTCTGTTTGCCTCGAACATTCGTGATGCTGCAAAAACCGGTTTTTTCCTAGATCAGCGCGACAACCGCAAGATGATCCAGCACTTTGCTAAAGATAAAACCGTTTTAAATCTTTTTAGCTACACCGGCGGCTTTTCTATTTTTGCCGCTAAAGGTGGCGCGAAAGAGGTGACGAGCGTCGATATCGCGAAGGTCGCCATCCAAGCCGTTGAAAGAAACTTTGAAATCAACGGTCTTAAAACAGTTCACCACGATGTCGCGACCGATGCCTTTGCGTATTTAGAGCAATTAAACACCGAAAAGAAAAAGTATGATTTGGTCATTACCGATCCCCCTAGCTTTGCCCCCAACGAAAAATCGGTAGAGCAAGCCAAGGCGGCTTATGCCAAGGTCTTTTCTAATTCAATCAAGCTTGTGAATAACGAGGGCCTTTTTGCGGCGAGTTCTTGTTCCAGCCACATCTCGACCAAAGAGTTTATGGAAATCTGCCAGGAAGCCTTTTCACGTGCGCGTAAAAAGGGGACATTGGTGTATATGGGCGGGCAGCCGGTGGATCATCCGTATCCTTTGGCTATGGAAGAGCTAAGGTATTTAAAATTTGCGCTGTTCCGTTTGGATTAA